A genomic stretch from Leptodactylus fuscus isolate aLepFus1 chromosome 10, aLepFus1.hap2, whole genome shotgun sequence includes:
- the PATL1 gene encoding protein PAT1 homolog 1 has translation MLRCQSLDDGDGFPDLEEDEEIDQFNDDTFGAGAIDDDWREEHERLAEMEEKLPSSHLLARSTSLIHDPLGEQQEELEHSLSQLVKEIEEPSLPRGTRTPLSSGINSSIWDSSSDLRPIRGPLLTEDMSPLSILHEYGLAPIPPPNRDSAERDASERALPRRSTSPVIGSPPVRAVPIGTPPKHVGPIFSQQQVLCPNPIHIRAASSPFNNHPSNPAALLRHPFPSALSPLQRAQLIGGAQAAAGRMSPSQFARTGSLHGPVMTNVTPKLLQGHVGSMVPPGGGGFRPFFSVPSAAAPGAHLKNIRPQQLQFRPDTTHLHPQHRRLLHQRQQNRNQHRGVNGSGGDRSSRPSHSEAYRRDPYAGLMLQREKEWVCRIQLLQLQSTDPYHDDFYYQNYFEKLEKLSSSQDRPSEGPKKERTKLITPQVAKLEHTYKPVQFEGSLGKLTVSSVNNPRKMIDAVATHRSDEEETREKQVRDKRRQTLVIIEKAFSVLLELEDFERRFSLCCEDDEREALTEERRQKLQQLCDILKVKEGSERAAEEQIIQIMCIRKGKRLVARIFPFLPLQQCTSLISTATHSLPFLIKKDIQDQILPCLASPSGLVVSQLSGSAVNSMLQCFCGSSQQLTAVLQNKFGLTLLCQILDRGEELMSSECPTALNQSLWTPLVAQVAHCLLQIQANSLPQPLCSPVTALLHFSRYLDDQSLSQLRSKFRSVPSP, from the exons TCTCTTGATGATGGTGATGGCTTCCCTGACCTCGAGGAAGATGAGGAAATTGATCAATTTAATGATGACACGTTTGGAGCTGGAGCAATTG ATGATGACTGGCGGGAGGAACATGAACGtctggcagagatggaagagaagTTGCCTTCTTCTCACCTTTTGGCCAGGAGTACTTCTCTCATCCACGATCCACTGGGAGAGCAACAAGAAGAACTGGAGCACAGTCTTAGTCAGCTTGTGAAGGAGATAGAAGAACCGTCCCTGCCTCGTGGGACACGGACTCCG TTATCATCTGGGATAAACTCAAGTATATGGGATTCTTCTTCAGACCTACGACCAATTCGAGGACCCTTACTGACCGAG GATATGAGCCCACTGTCTATACTACATGAGTATGGCTTGGCTCCCATTCCTCCCCCCAACCGAGACAGTGCTGAACGAGATGCCTCAGAGAGAGCTTTGCCTCGAAGATCCACCTCCCCTGTCATAGGCAGTCCACCTGTGAGAGCTGTGCCTATTGGAACTCCCCCGAAACATGTTGGCCCCATATTCAGTCAGCAACAG GTTTTATgcccaaatcccatccacattcgAGCGGCCTCTTCTCCTTTCAACAACCATCCG AGTAATCCAGCAGCACTTTTGAGACACCCGTTCCCTTCTGCCCTGTCCCCACTTCAGCGGGCGCAGCTTATAGGAGGAGCTCAG gccGCAGCTGGCAGGATGTCTCCCAGTCAGTTTGCTCGTACTGGCAGCCTCCATGGGCCTGTTATGACTAATGTCACACCCAAGCTTTTACAGGGACATGTAGGGTCAATGGTTCCACCAGGAGGTGGAGGGTTCCGTCCCTTTTTCAGTGTTCCTTCTGCAGCTGCCCCAGGAGCCCATCTCAAGAACATAAG GCCTCAACAACTGCAGTTCCGCCCAGATACCACTCATTTACACCCTCAGCACAGGCGTTTACTTCATCAGCGCCAGCAGAACCGCAA CCAACACAGAGGTGTTAATGGCTCTGGAGGGGATCGCTCTTCCAGGCCCTCACACAGTGAAGCTTATCGTCGTGATCCTTATGCAGGTCTTATGCTTCAACGAGAGAAGGAGTGGGTCTGCCGTATTCAGCTCCTCCAACTGCAGAGCACTGACCCCTACCATGATGACTTCTACTATCAG AATTACTTTGAGAAGCTGGAAAAGCTTTCCTCCAGTCAAGACAGACCAAGTGAAGGTCCCAAAAAGGAACGGACAAAACTAATCACACCACAAGTAGCCAAACTGGAGCATACCTACAAACCAG TGCAGTTTGAAGGCTCTCTTGGAAAGCTGACTGTGTCCAGTGTGAACAACCCACGAAAGATGATTGATGCCGTGGCAACTCACCGTTCTGATGAAGAG GAAACTCGAGAGAAGCAAGTTCGAGACAAAAGACGCCAGACTCTTGTTATCATTGAGAAG GCATTTTCTGTACTGTTGGAGTTGGAAGACTTTGAACGACGGTTTTCCCTCTGCTGTGAAGATGATGAGCGAGAAGCACTGACCGAAGAACGAAGGCAGAAGCTGCAGCAGCTCTGTGACATCCTTAAGGTCAAAGAAGGAAGTGAGAG AGCAGCTGAAGAACAGATCATCCAGATTATGTGCATTAGAAAGGGAAAGCGCCTGGTGGCTCGGATCTTCCCTTTTCTTCCTTTGCAGCAGTGCACTTCTTTGATTTCCACCGCAACCCACAGCTTGCCTTTCCTCATCAAGAAGGATATTCAAGATCAG ATTCTGCCATGCTTGGCTTCTCCGTCTGGCCTGGTGGTTAGCCAGCTGTCTGGATCAGCTGTCAATTCCATGCTACAGTGTTTCTGTGGATCCTCTCAGCAGCTTACAGCTGTGCTCCAGAACAAG TTCGGCCTGACCCTTCTTTGTCAAATTCTTGACCGAGGCGAAGAGTTAATGAGCTCCGAATGTCCAACCGCACTGAATCAATCTCTTTG GACACCCTTGGTTGCACAAGTTGCCCATTGCCTTTTACAGATTCAAGCAAACTCTCTACCCCAGCCCCTCTGCTCACCagtcacagctctgctgcactttTCACGGTACCTCGATGATCAGAGTCTCAGCCAGCTGCGGTCAAAGTTCAG GTCGGTTCCCAGTCCATAA